In Syntrophobacterales bacterium, a single genomic region encodes these proteins:
- a CDS encoding molybdopterin-dependent oxidoreductase, protein MTTNFKITINGNVYAASPGQTILDVARANQIDNIPTLCWDPKLPAYGSCYLCVVEVKGLEKLVPSCSSPAADGMVVETDNARIRESRKTALELLLSNHYADCLGPCTQTCPAGVDVQGYIALMAMGKFTEAVKLIKETNPLPIVCGRVCVRECEAACRRNKVDERVGIDYLKRYAADIDLEHPWTPELAPANGRKVAVVGGGPAGLTCAYFLTLKGYSVTLNEASPHLGGMLRYGIPEYRLPKKTLDREIKWITDLGVTVKTKSVLGKNFTIASLKKDGFDAIFLALGAQAGKAMGIKGEDETPGVIRGADFLRQLQGTKVPEIYGNVVVVGGGNTAIDAARSAMRMGANKVTLLYRRTKKEMPAHEMEIDAALEEGVELIQLSAPVGIVKKKDGRLTALTCIRMELGEPDASGRRSPVAKKGSEYNLKADFAISAIGQDIDLGAINRNGNLKTKWGNVIVTKEGTLETSIPGVFAGGDVITGPAVAIDAIAHGKIAADAIERYIVSGSPEEQPKGFISRKDSYGEIPESEFTDFAKIKKEKMSEMDVAERIKSLKEVELGFTEEQMANECSRCLECGCSEYFDCALRKYASEFGVNITRFVGDVRRHKIDTTHPFITLDPNKCINCGRCIRTCSEVIQASALGFVNRGFKSVMKPAMEKKLLETTCISCGNCIAACPTGAISEKLPFPKPGPWASEKVESVCAFCSVGCNVGYKVFADHTFTIQNLNGSSHNKGYLCSKGRWGYRYMLESDRLTKPMVRKNRTLREAGWDQALEYAADRLKSVIKAHGPQSVAVFGSPRMTNEELYLLQKFVRTGLKTNNIGSFTNIMNGAGQDALDGMFGITASTATMDDIKKADVVVVINSNLSEDNLIAGLKVKEAQKTGTRLATVSSAATPLARTSNLWIKPKRGTNTVLINGISKAVINAGSQDKEFVEKRTEGFKAFMKSLSKADVSGISAITGVTAGKLTELLDLVANRKHNVVILYSIDSSTEKSKNDLKALANLLMLTGRVGKPGNGIVILRDFANSQGLFDMGADSRYLPGNVGAKDTEGIKRVGAFWGTDMKGVFKPVDLRGAMEKGKFKALVIFGEDPLREKTNKALAAGAEFILVVDTARTATVAKADVVLPASLPVETSGTTTACDRRVQKVTKVFPSLTGLETWQIITKLAGKFGMPGTYKTSQDVFKEIKKVNPAYRTVVIGSFWGKDFLKKAFLTVDGKGRFMALPADTTPENTAKKPYLYSEKYYENQVKGRLRT, encoded by the coding sequence ATGACGACAAACTTCAAGATAACAATAAACGGTAATGTATATGCGGCAAGCCCCGGTCAGACCATACTTGATGTGGCGCGGGCGAATCAGATTGACAACATACCGACCCTGTGCTGGGACCCAAAGCTTCCTGCATACGGATCATGCTACCTATGTGTGGTCGAGGTAAAGGGTCTCGAAAAACTCGTGCCCTCGTGTTCAAGCCCGGCCGCAGACGGGATGGTCGTGGAGACCGATAACGCCAGGATCAGGGAATCGAGAAAGACGGCCCTGGAACTTCTTCTGTCAAACCACTATGCCGACTGCCTCGGCCCCTGTACCCAGACCTGCCCTGCGGGCGTCGATGTACAGGGATATATCGCCCTCATGGCAATGGGAAAGTTCACAGAGGCGGTGAAACTGATAAAAGAGACAAACCCCCTCCCTATCGTCTGTGGAAGGGTGTGCGTGAGGGAATGCGAGGCCGCGTGCCGCAGAAACAAGGTGGATGAGCGGGTAGGTATCGATTACCTGAAGCGCTATGCGGCTGATATTGACCTTGAACACCCTTGGACGCCTGAATTAGCGCCCGCAAACGGCAGGAAGGTGGCCGTCGTGGGTGGTGGCCCGGCTGGTCTCACGTGCGCCTATTTTCTCACCCTGAAGGGCTACAGCGTGACGCTTAACGAGGCTTCTCCCCATCTCGGGGGCATGCTCCGCTATGGCATTCCTGAATACCGTCTTCCTAAAAAGACCCTGGACCGGGAGATTAAGTGGATTACCGACCTCGGGGTTACGGTAAAGACAAAATCGGTCCTGGGAAAAAATTTCACAATAGCGTCCTTAAAAAAGGACGGGTTCGACGCGATCTTTCTCGCCCTGGGCGCCCAGGCAGGAAAGGCCATGGGTATTAAGGGAGAGGATGAGACCCCCGGCGTCATTCGCGGCGCAGATTTCCTGAGGCAACTCCAGGGAACGAAGGTTCCTGAAATATACGGAAACGTGGTGGTGGTGGGCGGAGGCAATACAGCCATTGACGCGGCCCGCTCGGCCATGAGGATGGGAGCGAATAAAGTCACCCTCCTTTATCGTCGTACGAAAAAGGAAATGCCCGCTCATGAGATGGAGATTGACGCGGCCCTTGAAGAGGGCGTGGAACTGATCCAACTCTCAGCGCCGGTAGGCATTGTAAAGAAGAAAGACGGCCGTCTTACAGCCCTTACCTGTATACGCATGGAACTTGGTGAGCCGGATGCAAGCGGCAGGAGAAGTCCGGTGGCAAAGAAGGGTTCTGAGTATAATCTGAAGGCAGACTTCGCCATTTCCGCCATCGGCCAGGATATTGACCTCGGCGCTATAAACAGGAACGGAAATCTGAAGACAAAGTGGGGAAACGTGATTGTAACAAAGGAAGGCACCCTTGAGACATCAATCCCCGGCGTCTTCGCCGGTGGAGACGTGATCACAGGACCCGCAGTCGCCATCGACGCCATAGCCCACGGCAAGATCGCCGCCGACGCAATCGAGAGGTACATTGTCTCGGGTTCCCCGGAAGAGCAGCCCAAAGGCTTTATCAGCAGGAAAGACAGCTACGGGGAGATCCCCGAGTCTGAATTTACCGATTTCGCGAAAATAAAGAAAGAAAAAATGTCCGAGATGGACGTGGCAGAGCGAATAAAGTCGCTCAAAGAGGTGGAGCTCGGCTTCACGGAAGAACAGATGGCCAACGAATGCTCGCGTTGCCTCGAGTGTGGATGCTCCGAGTACTTTGACTGTGCGCTCAGAAAATACGCGTCCGAATTCGGCGTCAACATCACCCGTTTTGTGGGTGACGTGAGGCGGCACAAGATCGACACGACCCATCCTTTTATCACCCTCGACCCAAACAAGTGCATCAACTGCGGCCGCTGTATCAGGACCTGCTCCGAAGTGATACAGGCTTCGGCCCTGGGCTTCGTGAACAGGGGCTTCAAGTCTGTAATGAAACCGGCCATGGAGAAGAAACTTCTAGAGACGACCTGCATCTCCTGCGGAAACTGCATCGCCGCATGCCCTACAGGTGCAATATCGGAAAAACTGCCCTTCCCGAAGCCGGGACCGTGGGCGTCGGAAAAAGTGGAGTCGGTCTGCGCATTCTGCTCGGTAGGCTGCAATGTGGGCTATAAAGTCTTTGCAGACCACACATTCACGATTCAGAACCTGAACGGCAGTTCTCACAATAAGGGCTATCTCTGCTCAAAGGGGAGATGGGGATACCGCTACATGTTGGAATCTGACAGACTGACCAAACCAATGGTCAGGAAAAATAGAACCCTTAGGGAGGCGGGTTGGGACCAGGCGCTTGAGTACGCCGCCGACAGGCTGAAATCGGTCATCAAGGCCCACGGGCCCCAATCGGTAGCAGTATTTGGTTCTCCCAGGATGACCAACGAAGAACTCTACCTCCTCCAGAAGTTTGTGAGGACAGGACTCAAGACCAATAATATCGGCAGCTTCACCAACATTATGAACGGTGCAGGTCAAGATGCTCTGGACGGCATGTTTGGGATCACTGCCTCCACCGCCACCATGGACGATATAAAAAAGGCCGATGTGGTCGTTGTGATCAACTCAAATCTCTCTGAGGATAATCTCATTGCCGGGTTGAAAGTGAAAGAGGCTCAAAAGACGGGAACCCGCCTCGCAACGGTAAGCTCTGCCGCCACCCCGCTCGCGAGGACCTCAAACCTCTGGATTAAACCGAAGCGAGGAACGAATACAGTCCTCATCAACGGCATCAGCAAGGCCGTGATCAATGCAGGCTCCCAGGATAAGGAATTTGTGGAGAAAAGGACGGAAGGCTTCAAAGCGTTTATGAAATCCCTCTCAAAGGCGGATGTGAGCGGAATCTCCGCCATAACAGGTGTGACCGCAGGAAAGCTTACCGAGCTTCTTGACCTTGTAGCAAACAGGAAACATAACGTTGTCATCCTTTACAGCATTGATTCTTCGACTGAGAAATCAAAGAACGACCTCAAAGCCCTCGCGAATCTCCTTATGCTTACCGGCCGTGTCGGAAAGCCCGGCAACGGGATTGTTATTCTCAGGGATTTCGCCAATTCCCAGGGTCTCTTCGACATGGGGGCCGATTCACGATATCTACCGGGCAATGTCGGGGCAAAGGACACAGAAGGCATCAAGAGAGTGGGTGCTTTCTGGGGGACCGACATGAAGGGCGTCTTCAAGCCTGTGGACCTAAGGGGCGCCATGGAGAAAGGCAAATTTAAAGCTTTGGTGATTTTCGGGGAAGACCCCTTGAGAGAGAAGACAAACAAGGCCCTCGCCGCAGGAGCTGAATTCATACTTGTGGTCGACACGGCCAGGACTGCTACCGTCGCAAAAGCCGACGTGGTCCTGCCTGCATCGCTCCCCGTTGAGACGAGCGGCACGACAACGGCCTGCGACAGAAGGGTTCAGAAGGTAACAAAAGTCTTCCCGTCCCTCACGGGCCTTGAGACCTGGCAGATCATCACGAAGCTCGCCGGAAAATTTGGAATGCCCGGAACCTATAAGACCTCTCAGGACGTCTTCAAAGAGATAAAAAAGGTCAATCCTGCATACAGAACAGTCGTGATCGGCTCTTTCTGGGGTAAAGATTTTCTGAAGAAAGCATTCCTTACAGTGGACGGCAAAGGCAGGTTCATGGCCTTGCCGGCAGATACGACGCCGGAGAACACGGCAAAGAAACCGTACCTCTATTCGGAAAAGTATTACGAGAACCAGGTAAAAGGAAGGTTAAGGACATAA
- a CDS encoding 4Fe-4S binding protein, translating to MKMKTIKVGLGTCGVSAGGDKTYDAIKKEIAKQKIKVNLKETGCNGMCYREPLVEIIDERNHSFLYGDVTPEKAARIISEHIAGGTPVREWVIKNSQPSEDDSFLAKQKKIVLRNCGIIDPTSLDEYIAADGYKAIQKVLSEYTPEKVIEIISNSGLRGRGGGGFLTGLKWKFCRQAPGDKKYIICNADEGDPGAFMDRSTLESDPHSVLEGMMICAYAIGADEGVIYVRAEYPKAVKRLKDSIENLIAKGYLGRNIFNSKMNFTIKIKEGAGAFVCGEETALIASIEGKRGMPRFRPPFPANSGLWGKPTNINNVETFANLPWIILNGAEAFASMGTNDSKGTKVFALAGKIARGGLAEVPMGITINEIVFDIGGGITENKKFKAVQMGGPSGGCIPASMGDLQIDYQQINKTGAIMGSGGLVVMDETTCMVEMAKFFLTFTQEESCGKCTFCRIGTKRMLEVLTRITEGAGAEGDIDLLQKLAYEIKNNTICGLGQTAPNPVLTTLKYFPEEYEAHIRDKKCPAHSCSALLTYAILSDKCKGCTLCAKACPSEAITGEKKKPHALDPALCVKCGKCFETCKFGAVERN from the coding sequence ATGAAGATGAAGACGATAAAGGTCGGACTTGGAACCTGCGGCGTATCTGCGGGCGGCGACAAAACTTACGACGCCATAAAGAAGGAGATAGCCAAGCAGAAGATAAAGGTCAACCTCAAGGAGACCGGCTGCAACGGGATGTGCTACCGCGAGCCCCTCGTGGAGATTATTGATGAGAGAAATCATTCCTTCCTGTATGGTGATGTAACCCCGGAAAAAGCGGCAAGGATTATTTCCGAGCACATCGCCGGAGGCACCCCCGTCAGGGAGTGGGTAATCAAGAATTCCCAGCCTTCGGAAGACGACTCTTTCCTGGCCAAACAGAAAAAGATAGTGCTCAGAAATTGTGGTATTATTGATCCCACCTCCCTGGACGAATATATCGCAGCGGACGGTTACAAGGCAATTCAGAAAGTCCTCTCCGAGTATACCCCTGAAAAAGTCATTGAGATCATTTCGAACTCCGGCCTCAGAGGGCGGGGCGGCGGCGGATTCCTGACCGGTTTGAAATGGAAATTCTGCCGGCAGGCTCCAGGCGACAAAAAGTATATCATCTGTAATGCCGATGAGGGCGACCCCGGTGCATTCATGGACAGAAGCACCTTGGAGAGTGACCCTCATTCCGTGCTGGAAGGCATGATGATCTGCGCGTACGCCATCGGCGCAGACGAGGGGGTCATTTACGTAAGAGCGGAATATCCTAAAGCGGTAAAGCGTCTGAAAGACTCCATAGAGAACCTCATCGCAAAAGGATACCTGGGCAGGAATATTTTCAACTCAAAGATGAACTTCACTATCAAGATCAAGGAAGGGGCTGGCGCCTTCGTCTGCGGCGAAGAAACAGCCCTTATTGCCTCCATAGAAGGCAAGCGGGGAATGCCGCGGTTCAGGCCGCCATTCCCGGCCAACAGCGGTCTCTGGGGAAAACCGACCAATATCAATAATGTGGAGACTTTCGCCAACCTCCCATGGATCATTCTGAACGGGGCCGAGGCGTTTGCATCCATGGGAACGAACGACAGCAAAGGAACAAAAGTCTTTGCTCTGGCGGGAAAGATCGCCAGGGGCGGCTTGGCGGAAGTCCCCATGGGGATCACGATCAACGAAATCGTCTTTGATATAGGCGGCGGAATAACGGAAAACAAGAAATTCAAGGCGGTTCAGATGGGCGGTCCTTCCGGCGGCTGCATACCGGCCTCCATGGGCGACCTGCAGATCGACTACCAGCAGATCAACAAAACGGGTGCCATCATGGGTTCCGGCGGCCTCGTGGTCATGGATGAGACCACCTGCATGGTGGAGATGGCAAAATTTTTCCTCACCTTCACCCAGGAGGAATCGTGCGGAAAATGCACGTTCTGCCGCATCGGGACAAAGCGCATGCTTGAAGTCCTGACGAGGATCACGGAAGGGGCCGGGGCGGAGGGCGATATCGACCTCCTGCAAAAGCTGGCCTATGAAATCAAGAACAATACGATCTGCGGCCTCGGACAGACGGCGCCGAACCCCGTGCTCACCACCCTCAAATACTTTCCTGAGGAATACGAGGCGCATATCCGAGACAAGAAATGCCCGGCCCATAGTTGCTCCGCCCTCCTCACCTACGCGATACTGTCCGACAAGTGCAAAGGCTGTACGCTCTGCGCCAAGGCATGCCCGTCGGAAGCCATTACCGGAGAAAAGAAGAAACCGCACGCCCTTGACCCGGCCCTGTGTGTAAAGTGTGGCAAGTGTTTTGAAACCTGCAAATTCGGTGCGGTGGAAAGAAACTAA
- the nuoE gene encoding NADH-quinone oxidoreductase subunit NuoE: MAPKNAKQKQGMDRFSKFKAEVLKSRDGKGVLIPLLQSAQETYGYIPESAINLISKAVGIPTADIYGVVTFYSQFRLKPMGKNIIKVCDGTACHVNSSTGIIRALESELNLDGDETTDDGLFTVQKVACLGCCSLSPVLMINDETHGRLNPKKVQQILKEYKGRESE; this comes from the coding sequence ATGGCGCCAAAGAACGCAAAACAAAAACAGGGAATGGACCGTTTTTCCAAATTTAAAGCCGAGGTTCTGAAGTCCCGGGACGGCAAAGGGGTGCTCATTCCGCTCCTTCAGTCCGCCCAGGAAACTTACGGCTACATCCCGGAATCGGCAATCAACCTTATCAGTAAGGCGGTGGGCATTCCTACCGCCGACATCTACGGAGTCGTCACTTTTTACTCCCAGTTCCGCCTGAAGCCGATGGGCAAAAACATTATCAAGGTCTGCGACGGCACCGCCTGTCATGTGAATTCCTCGACAGGCATTATCAGGGCCCTGGAGAGTGAGCTTAACTTAGACGGTGACGAGACGACGGATGACGGACTCTTCACTGTGCAGAAAGTTGCGTGCCTGGGCTGCTGCTCCCTTTCTCCGGTGCTCATGATCAATGACGAAACGCACGGCCGGTTGAATCCGAAGAAAGTTCAGCAGATCTTGAAGGAATATAAAGGAAGGGAGAGCGAATGA
- a CDS encoding ArsA family ATPase: MAGRQMGLINITGGHVKLIMVGGKGGVGKTTCASAMALKMAADGKKVLIVSSDPAPSLADIFEVPIGNEAVKVSPELNLWALEISSDAVLQKWKERFGPEIYEVVRSFADVDYDFVDYIGTAPGIEEEYMLNYIRELTESGKYDVVVWDTAPAGHTLRLLRLPHLFLKHMEAATKFYMNIYGYLEKLKDTIRFKGSKRTLLEVIGGWEALSGQIVEFIRNRETTKYVIVTIPEALGVKLTGRVISEFERNQILVENIIINHVIKEADCDFHRIRMEMQEQYIAFIRDVYKNMNIVTLCLAPREIKGMARIMEVSRALFDSGESGT; encoded by the coding sequence ATGGCGGGCAGGCAAATGGGACTTATCAATATTACCGGCGGACATGTAAAACTGATCATGGTGGGAGGGAAAGGCGGGGTAGGGAAGACTACCTGCGCCTCTGCAATGGCCCTTAAAATGGCTGCGGATGGGAAAAAAGTCCTTATCGTATCAAGCGACCCTGCGCCGTCCCTCGCGGATATTTTCGAGGTTCCCATTGGGAACGAAGCAGTGAAGGTTTCTCCGGAACTTAATCTGTGGGCCCTTGAGATATCATCCGATGCAGTGTTGCAAAAATGGAAGGAACGGTTCGGGCCTGAGATCTATGAAGTGGTGCGGTCCTTTGCCGACGTGGATTACGATTTCGTCGACTATATCGGGACGGCGCCGGGCATTGAAGAAGAGTACATGCTCAACTATATCAGGGAACTGACGGAGAGCGGAAAATACGACGTGGTGGTATGGGATACGGCGCCTGCAGGCCACACACTCCGACTGCTAAGGCTTCCCCACCTTTTTCTCAAGCACATGGAGGCGGCGACGAAGTTTTACATGAATATTTACGGCTATCTGGAGAAGCTGAAGGACACGATCAGGTTTAAAGGATCAAAGAGGACGCTCCTTGAGGTGATAGGGGGCTGGGAGGCCCTCTCCGGGCAGATAGTTGAGTTTATAAGGAACAGGGAGACTACGAAGTACGTGATCGTTACCATACCCGAAGCCCTGGGAGTAAAGCTGACGGGCAGGGTGATCAGTGAGTTTGAGAGAAATCAAATCCTTGTTGAGAACATTATCATCAACCACGTGATAAAGGAAGCGGATTGCGATTTTCACAGGATTCGCATGGAAATGCAGGAGCAGTACATCGCTTTCATCAGAGATGTCTATAAAAATATGAATATCGTCACCCTCTGCCTCGCGCCACGGGAGATCAAGGGCATGGCTCGTATCATGGAGGTCTCCCGCGCCCTTTTCGATTCCGGGGAGAGTGGCACGTGA
- the rsmD gene encoding 16S rRNA (guanine(966)-N(2))-methyltransferase RsmD — MKRIRITGGNLKGRSIQIMERHEARYTPSKVRKAIFDIIGSMEGKRVLDLFAGAGSFTIEALSRGAASGICVERDREMCALIRRNLESLSMAGFCEVLNMEAMRAIPFLYKKGFAYDIIFMDPPYDKKYVEATISLFRDHAVYSANTLLVVEHSKREVCGAQESGWKESVLTTRRYGDTCITILKLQRF; from the coding sequence GTGAAGCGGATACGGATTACCGGAGGGAACCTCAAAGGAAGATCCATTCAGATTATGGAGCGCCACGAGGCGCGCTACACCCCGTCGAAGGTACGTAAAGCAATATTCGACATAATCGGGAGCATGGAAGGGAAGCGCGTCCTCGACCTGTTTGCGGGCGCAGGGTCGTTCACGATTGAGGCGCTTAGCAGGGGGGCAGCCTCTGGAATATGCGTGGAGCGGGACAGGGAGATGTGCGCCCTCATCCGGAGAAATCTCGAATCCCTGTCCATGGCCGGGTTCTGTGAGGTTTTGAACATGGAAGCCATGCGCGCCATACCTTTTCTTTATAAAAAGGGATTCGCTTATGATATAATTTTTATGGATCCCCCCTACGACAAAAAATATGTGGAAGCAACCATTTCTCTGTTTAGAGACCATGCAGTTTATAGTGCAAATACGCTCCTGGTGGTAGAGCATTCCAAGAGAGAGGTATGTGGCGCTCAGGAATCAGGATGGAAGGAGTCTGTACTGACGACAAGGCGCTATGGCGACACATGTATTACCATATTGAAACTGCAGCGATTTTAA
- the coaD gene encoding pantetheine-phosphate adenylyltransferase gives MKRKVAVYPGSFDPITNGHLDILNRGLELFDKVIVAVALNIEKKALFSVEERMELIRLSVNHNENVLVDTFNGLLVNYAKKVNARFVIRGLRAMSDFEYEFQMASMNRNLNKDMDTLFMMTSKDYYFISSRTIKEVHQFGGSVKGLVPEIVEQKLKEKLALL, from the coding sequence ATGAAACGTAAAGTAGCGGTATACCCCGGTTCTTTTGATCCCATCACAAACGGTCACCTCGACATCCTGAACAGAGGGCTTGAGCTCTTTGACAAGGTTATCGTGGCCGTGGCTCTCAACATTGAGAAAAAGGCGCTCTTCAGCGTTGAGGAAAGGATGGAATTGATAAGACTGTCCGTCAACCATAATGAAAATGTGCTTGTGGATACCTTCAACGGACTGCTGGTGAACTATGCGAAGAAGGTGAATGCCAGATTTGTGATCAGGGGGCTTAGAGCCATGAGCGACTTTGAGTACGAATTCCAGATGGCATCCATGAACAGAAACCTCAATAAAGATATGGACACCCTATTTATGATGACCAGTAAGGATTATTATTTTATCAGCTCCAGAACCATCAAGGAGGTCCACCAGTTCGGCGGATCTGTGAAGGGGCTTGTTCCGGAAATCGTGGAGCAGAAACTGAAAGAGAAGCTCGCTTTGCTATGA
- a CDS encoding nodulation protein NfeD: protein MNRPVLFAALAAVFVFAAFSVQAGDVYTARVQGVISPATAGFISESIAKSEEKGAEGLVILLDTPGGLDTSMRDVVKDIMTSKVPVIVYIYPPGARAASAGCVILLSANIAAMAPGTNVGAAHPVSIGKAGTEDKVMMQKILKDAEAYVRSIARKRGRNEEWAAKAVTESASIQASEALKLNVIDVISGSVDELLKAIDGKAVETRSSVVTLKLKGAKRVDLEMSFKYRLLAFISDPNVAYILMMIGIYGILFEIFNPGAVFPGVMGGIAILLALYAFQVIPISFAGVFLILLGIIFFILELKIISHGILGVAGVISIVIGSIMLIDLPSGGILSISWKSILAVALLSTLFVFGALSYAIKAQLAKVKTGKEGLSGEEGTAKTDIFETGRVFLRGELWNATSEEPIKTGAKIIVVEVKNLTLKVRRKGG, encoded by the coding sequence ATGAATAGACCCGTGCTTTTTGCCGCGCTGGCTGCCGTATTCGTGTTTGCGGCTTTTTCTGTCCAGGCGGGCGATGTGTATACGGCGAGGGTGCAGGGCGTCATAAGCCCAGCGACCGCAGGATTCATATCTGAATCAATTGCCAAAAGTGAAGAGAAAGGCGCAGAGGGTCTTGTCATTCTCCTTGATACCCCCGGCGGTCTTGACACATCCATGAGAGATGTCGTCAAGGATATCATGACATCCAAGGTCCCGGTGATAGTCTATATCTATCCTCCCGGGGCGCGCGCCGCCTCGGCGGGGTGCGTTATTCTCCTTTCAGCCAATATCGCGGCCATGGCGCCTGGTACCAACGTGGGAGCAGCCCATCCGGTGAGCATAGGTAAAGCGGGCACGGAAGACAAGGTAATGATGCAGAAAATACTGAAAGATGCCGAGGCATACGTGAGGAGCATCGCAAGAAAGAGAGGGCGGAACGAGGAGTGGGCCGCGAAGGCCGTGACTGAGAGCGCCTCCATTCAGGCGTCAGAGGCCCTGAAACTGAACGTCATTGATGTGATATCGGGAAGCGTTGACGAACTGCTCAAGGCTATAGACGGAAAGGCTGTGGAGACGAGAAGCAGTGTGGTCACCCTGAAGCTGAAGGGAGCGAAAAGGGTTGACTTGGAAATGTCTTTCAAATACAGGCTCCTCGCTTTCATAAGTGATCCTAATGTTGCCTATATCCTCATGATGATAGGTATTTACGGGATACTTTTCGAGATCTTCAACCCGGGGGCTGTCTTCCCCGGGGTGATGGGGGGAATAGCCATACTCCTCGCCCTTTACGCTTTCCAGGTGATACCGATCAGTTTTGCCGGAGTCTTTCTCATACTCCTGGGCATCATATTCTTCATACTGGAATTAAAGATTATAAGCCACGGCATATTGGGAGTTGCGGGTGTAATATCTATTGTGATAGGCTCTATCATGCTTATCGACCTGCCGTCAGGGGGCATACTCTCTATTTCATGGAAGTCGATCTTGGCGGTGGCCCTGCTCTCCACCCTGTTTGTTTTTGGGGCGCTGTCCTACGCGATCAAGGCTCAACTGGCAAAAGTGAAGACGGGGAAAGAGGGTCTTTCCGGAGAAGAAGGGACGGCAAAGACGGATATTTTTGAAACGGGGAGAGTCTTCCTGCGCGGCGAGCTATGGAATGCGACCAGTGAAGAGCCGATAAAGACAGGCGCGAAAATCATCGTTGTGGAAGTCAAAAATCTGACCCTGAAGGTCAGGAGAAAAGGGGGCTGA
- a CDS encoding slipin family protein translates to MIGLPVLLFVIAIIVFFLTSAIRILNEYERGVIFRLGRVLGTPKGPGLIILIPMIDKMTKVSLRTVVLDVPPQDIITRDNVSIKVNAVVYFRVMDPLKAVIDVENFLYATSQLSQTTLRSVLGQAELDDLLSHREKINERLQEILDTHTEPWGIKVSNVEVKNVDLPAEMQRAIARQAEAERERRAKVISAEGEYQASTRLSEASDILSRNPMALQLRYLQTLIEISTEKNSTIIFPLPIDLIKVFTEKFK, encoded by the coding sequence ATGATCGGATTACCAGTATTGTTGTTCGTGATTGCAATCATCGTGTTCTTTCTCACGAGCGCGATCAGGATTCTTAACGAGTATGAGCGCGGGGTTATTTTCAGGCTTGGACGGGTCTTAGGCACCCCGAAGGGGCCTGGACTCATCATCCTTATCCCCATGATTGATAAGATGACAAAGGTAAGCCTTAGGACGGTGGTGCTTGATGTCCCTCCTCAGGACATCATAACCAGGGACAATGTGTCCATAAAAGTGAATGCGGTCGTCTATTTCAGGGTAATGGATCCTTTGAAGGCGGTCATTGATGTGGAAAATTTCCTCTATGCCACGAGCCAGCTCTCCCAGACGACGCTCAGGAGCGTTCTCGGACAGGCCGAGCTTGACGATCTCCTCTCTCACAGGGAGAAGATCAACGAGAGGCTCCAGGAAATCCTCGACACCCATACCGAGCCTTGGGGCATCAAGGTGTCGAATGTGGAAGTGAAGAACGTCGATCTTCCCGCAGAGATGCAGAGGGCGATTGCGCGTCAGGCGGAGGCGGAAAGAGAGAGAAGGGCAAAGGTGATAAGCGCGGAAGGGGAATACCAGGCATCTACAAGGCTGTCGGAGGCATCTGACATACTCTCCAGGAACCCCATGGCGCTTCAGCTCCGTTACCTCCAGACCCTTATCGAGATATCCACGGAGAAGAATTCCACAATAATCTTTCCTCTTCCCATTGACCTCATTAAAGTTTTCACGGAGAAATTTAAATGA